One genomic region from Campylobacter sp. RM5004 encodes:
- the aldA gene encoding aldehyde dehydrogenase — protein sequence MKSYQMYIDGEFVREKREMAAVYNPATKEQVSEYPLGTREDAKRALEAAKRAGKEWEALPAIERAGYLKKIAQLIRRDRVKLADILQEEQGKVRGLAEVEIDFAADYLDYMAGFARTYEGEIIQSDRANENIFLFRTAIGVTTGILPWNFPFFLIVRKLAPAFVTGNTIVIKPSSETPNNAFEFAKLAHEAGVPKGVFSLVSGKGSEVGDELSSNPLIGMVSVTGSVEAGVRVMQAAAKNVIKVNLELGGKAPAIVCKDANMDLVIPAIKASRICNNGQVCNCAERVYVHKSRYDEFINKMAEEFSKITFGNTAKGNFDMGPLVNEAGVKNADAMLKRALEQGAKLEVGGKITDTSGYFYPATLLSNADHKSDIMQKEIFAPILPVTSFDTLDEAIDMANDCEYGLTSSIYTENLNTAMRACREIKFGETYINRENFEAMQGFHAGFRKSGIGGADGKHGLYEYLATHVVYLDYNTKFNG from the coding sequence ATGAAAAGTTATCAAATGTATATTGATGGTGAGTTCGTACGCGAAAAAAGAGAAATGGCAGCTGTATATAATCCTGCTACAAAAGAGCAAGTTAGTGAATATCCACTAGGCACAAGAGAAGACGCTAAAAGAGCGCTTGAAGCAGCAAAAAGAGCAGGTAAAGAGTGGGAAGCGCTTCCAGCTATAGAGCGTGCAGGATATCTTAAAAAAATAGCACAATTAATTCGCCGTGATAGAGTAAAACTAGCTGATATTTTACAAGAAGAGCAAGGAAAAGTTAGAGGTTTAGCTGAGGTTGAGATTGATTTTGCAGCTGATTATTTAGACTATATGGCAGGTTTTGCTAGAACTTATGAAGGCGAAATTATTCAAAGTGATAGAGCAAATGAGAATATTTTCTTATTTAGAACAGCAATCGGTGTTACAACGGGGATTTTACCTTGGAACTTCCCATTTTTCTTAATAGTTAGAAAACTTGCACCTGCGTTTGTTACAGGAAATACAATAGTAATTAAGCCAAGTAGCGAAACTCCAAATAACGCATTTGAGTTTGCAAAACTTGCTCATGAGGCTGGAGTTCCTAAAGGCGTTTTCTCGCTTGTAAGTGGAAAAGGTAGTGAAGTAGGCGATGAGCTTAGTTCAAACCCACTTATTGGAATGGTAAGTGTAACAGGTAGCGTTGAAGCTGGAGTTAGGGTTATGCAAGCAGCTGCAAAAAATGTTATAAAGGTAAATCTTGAGCTTGGTGGAAAAGCACCTGCAATCGTATGTAAAGATGCAAATATGGACTTAGTAATTCCTGCAATTAAAGCAAGTAGAATTTGCAATAACGGACAAGTTTGCAATTGTGCAGAACGCGTATATGTGCATAAATCAAGATATGATGAGTTTATTAACAAAATGGCAGAAGAATTTAGCAAAATTACATTTGGAAATACTGCAAAAGGTAATTTTGATATGGGACCACTTGTTAATGAAGCAGGGGTTAAAAATGCTGATGCAATGCTAAAACGTGCATTAGAGCAAGGTGCTAAACTTGAAGTTGGTGGCAAGATTACAGATACAAGCGGATACTTCTATCCTGCAACACTTTTAAGTAATGCAGATCATAAGAGTGATATCATGCAAAAAGAAATCTTTGCTCCGATTTTACCAGTAACAAGCTTTGATACTTTAGATGAAGCTATTGATATGGCAAATGATTGTGAATATGGTCTTACAAGTAGTATTTATACGGAAAATCTAAACACAGCAATGAGAGCTTGCCGTGAGATTAAGTTTGGTGAAACTTATATCAATCGTGAAAACTTTGAAGCTATGCAAGGCTTTCACGCAGGATTTAGAAAGAGTGGTATAGGTGGTGCTGATGGTAAGCACGGACTTTATGAATACCTTGCAACTCATGTTGTTTATCTTGATTATAACACTAAGTTTAACGGCTAA
- the traF gene encoding conjugal transfer protein TraF, translating to MKKITLFSLICANALALEFIGVGNDSISMGYAGVALKNNDYALYYNPSSIIYTKNGINFTFGANFYQKNLLELSNISKDTNKNIENSVSKIKNIFTISTARANNDKFGNIDCVIDDFIARNLNSNNEDLNLLANAFNDEKNHNSNSFDDTIISIQDKLLQDKGLNDLIRQELLISTNNTSNELNNLGVDKALLENIINDYDTSNVLEVIKVSKDGNASLDELLLSIGNIDLKTFLDNNTTNDLDLIYNAVYDNEINANIMSAITYNQSLSSNSALSLGVFNGIHINTYAGLNSNKSSLIIKVKDKDEFVYLKLFKIGDKLYASSVSESEYLNNSALQKGVKNPLKATTLMTTEVPIAYANSFALPFGELSVGASFKYMNIKAYSINKGIELDINGINSSDLNIRKDLNNARTTNTIGLDFGLLYSYEDFSTGLVIKNINTPKIKFHNNEYIRLNHQIRLGFAYMYDKYTFAFDSDLTSNNTLSTRKPKSQLLGGGIKYNFNDSFNLRGGFAYDLKKDEGLILTTGFNLFNVFDLALASGLKSSKCDKDVCKVSSQIPNYFDLRLAFSYSW from the coding sequence ATGAAAAAAATCACTTTATTTAGTTTAATTTGTGCTAATGCTTTGGCTTTGGAATTTATAGGCGTTGGTAATGATTCTATTAGTATGGGTTATGCAGGGGTTGCATTAAAGAACAATGATTATGCTTTATATTATAATCCATCTAGTATTATTTATACGAAAAATGGTATAAATTTTACTTTTGGTGCTAATTTTTACCAAAAAAATTTGTTAGAATTATCAAATATAAGTAAAGATACAAATAAAAATATAGAAAATAGCGTTAGTAAAATTAAGAATATTTTTACAATCTCTACTGCTAGAGCTAACAATGATAAATTTGGCAACATTGATTGTGTTATTGATGATTTTATAGCAAGAAATTTAAATAGCAATAACGAAGATTTAAACCTTTTGGCAAATGCTTTTAATGATGAGAAGAATCATAATTCAAATTCTTTTGATGATACGATAATAAGCATTCAAGATAAATTATTGCAAGATAAAGGTCTAAATGATTTAATAAGACAAGAATTATTAATTTCTACAAATAATACTAGTAATGAATTAAATAATTTAGGCGTTGATAAAGCTTTATTAGAAAATATTATAAATGATTATGATACTTCTAATGTTTTAGAAGTTATTAAAGTTTCAAAAGATGGTAATGCTAGTTTAGATGAATTATTATTAAGTATAGGAAATATAGATTTAAAAACATTTTTAGATAACAATACAACAAATGATTTAGATTTAATCTATAATGCTGTTTATGATAATGAAATAAATGCAAATATTATGAGTGCAATTACTTATAATCAAAGTTTAAGCTCTAATAGTGCTTTATCTTTAGGCGTGTTTAATGGCATTCATATTAATACTTATGCAGGTCTTAATTCTAATAAGAGTAGTTTGATTATTAAAGTAAAAGATAAAGATGAGTTTGTTTATTTAAAGCTATTTAAAATAGGTGATAAATTATATGCTAGTAGCGTTAGTGAGAGTGAGTATTTAAATAATTCAGCCTTGCAAAAAGGGGTGAAAAATCCTTTAAAAGCAACAACTTTAATGACAACAGAAGTGCCTATTGCTTATGCTAATAGTTTTGCATTGCCTTTTGGAGAATTAAGTGTTGGGGCTAGTTTTAAATATATGAATATTAAAGCTTATTCTATAAATAAAGGCATAGAACTTGATATTAATGGAATAAACTCAAGTGATTTAAATATAAGAAAAGATTTAAACAACGCAAGGACTACAAATACAATAGGGCTTGATTTTGGTCTTTTATATAGTTATGAAGATTTTAGCACAGGTTTAGTGATTAAAAATATAAATACACCTAAGATAAAATTTCATAATAATGAATATATAAGATTAAATCATCAGATAAGATTAGGCTTTGCTTATATGTATGATAAATATACTTTTGCTTTTGATAGTGATTTAACTTCTAATAATACTTTATCAACTAGAAAGCCAAAATCACAACTTTTAGGCGGCGGTATCAAATACAATTTTAATGATAGTTTTAATTTAAGGGGCGGATTTGCTTATGATCTTAAAAAAGATGAAGGTTTAATTTTAACCACCGGATTTAATTTATTTAATGTGTTTGATTTAGCACTTGCAAGTGGCTTAAAATCAAGCAAGTGCGATAAAGATGTATGTAAAGTA